The following proteins come from a genomic window of Vibrio vulnificus NBRC 15645 = ATCC 27562:
- a CDS encoding methylamine utilization protein codes for MVSKRTIHILWLSLVSLPCFAADLTVRVLTQQREPLENAVVLLKSEALLQSLQPMPVTELSQNHRTFTPNVLVITKGSAVEFPNRDRVRHHVYSFSNAKTFELKLYSGRPEKPVVFDKAGVVEIGCNIHDSMLAWILVSDTPLFAKTNNQGEVYFTQQQADTYQIEVWHSALPFGSPLVTQSAVLTENNTAVEVVMPALGGNL; via the coding sequence ATGGTGAGCAAACGAACTATTCACATACTGTGGTTGTCTCTAGTTTCCTTGCCCTGCTTCGCAGCGGATTTGACGGTAAGGGTACTCACTCAACAACGGGAACCGCTTGAAAACGCGGTCGTGCTTCTCAAGTCAGAAGCGCTTCTTCAATCTCTCCAGCCGATGCCTGTCACTGAATTAAGCCAAAACCACCGAACTTTTACCCCGAATGTATTGGTGATCACTAAAGGCAGTGCTGTTGAATTTCCTAATCGTGATAGAGTTCGACACCATGTTTACTCGTTCTCAAACGCAAAAACATTTGAACTCAAACTCTATTCAGGTCGGCCTGAAAAACCCGTCGTGTTTGATAAGGCGGGGGTTGTTGAGATTGGCTGCAATATTCACGATAGCATGCTGGCATGGATTCTAGTCTCCGACACGCCACTCTTTGCCAAAACAAACAATCAAGGTGAAGTGTATTTCACACAGCAACAAGCCGATACCTATCAGATTGAAGTGTGGCATTCTGCGTTACCCTTTGGCTCTCCCTTAGTCACTCAAAGCGCCGTTTTAACTGAAAACAATACTGCTGTCGAAGTGGTGATGCCCGCGTTAGGAGGGAATCTGTGA
- the tkt gene encoding transketolase, with protein MDRKHLANAIRALSMDGVQKANSGHPGAPMGMADIAEVLWRGHLNHNPSNPEWADRDRFVLSNGHGSMLIYSLLHLSGYELSIDDLKNFRQLHSKTPGHPEYGYAPGIETTTGPLGQGITNAVGMAMAEKALAAQFNKEGHDIVDHFTYVFMGDGCLMEGISHEACSLAGTLGLGKLIAFWDDNGISIDGHVEGWFSDDTPKRFEAYGWHVIPAVDGHNAEAINAAIEAAKADPRPTLICTKTIIGFGSPNKSGSHDCHGAPLGAEEIAAAREFLGWEHPAFEIPADVYAEWDAKAAGAAKEAAWNAKFDAYAAAYPVEAAEFKRRVNGELPAQWEEKANQIIADLQANPANIASRKASQNALEAFGKMLPEFMGGSADLAPSNLTMWSGSKSLEANDFSGNYIHYGVREFGMTAIMNGIALHGGFVPYGATFLMFMEYARNAMRMAALMKVQNIQVYTHDSIGLGEDGPTHQPVEQIASLRLTPNMSTWRPCDQVESAVAWKLAIERKDGPSALIFSRQNLAQQPRSAEQVADIAKGGYILKDSDGKPELILIATGSEVELAVKAAEQLTAEGKKVRVVSMPATDTFDKQDAAYRESVLPSDVTARIAIEAGIADFWYKYVGFDGRIIGMTTFGESAPADQLFEMFGFTVENVVNTAKELLA; from the coding sequence ATGGATCGTAAACATTTAGCTAATGCAATCCGCGCACTCAGCATGGACGGCGTACAAAAAGCAAACTCAGGCCACCCAGGCGCACCTATGGGTATGGCGGACATCGCTGAAGTTCTTTGGCGTGGCCACCTAAACCACAACCCATCAAACCCAGAGTGGGCTGATCGCGACCGTTTCGTACTCTCTAACGGCCACGGCTCGATGCTGATTTACTCGCTACTGCACCTAAGCGGTTACGAGCTTTCTATCGATGATCTGAAAAACTTCCGTCAATTGCATTCTAAGACTCCGGGCCACCCAGAATACGGCTACGCGCCTGGTATCGAAACAACCACAGGCCCTCTAGGTCAAGGCATCACCAACGCGGTTGGTATGGCAATGGCTGAGAAAGCGCTCGCAGCGCAGTTCAACAAAGAAGGCCACGACATCGTTGACCACTTCACTTACGTGTTCATGGGTGATGGCTGTCTGATGGAAGGTATCTCGCACGAGGCATGTTCTCTAGCGGGTACGCTAGGCCTTGGTAAACTGATTGCATTCTGGGATGACAACGGCATCTCTATCGACGGCCACGTTGAAGGTTGGTTCTCTGACGATACGCCTAAGCGTTTCGAAGCGTACGGCTGGCACGTTATCCCAGCTGTGGATGGTCACAATGCTGAAGCGATCAACGCAGCAATTGAAGCTGCTAAAGCGGATCCTCGCCCAACTCTAATCTGTACTAAAACTATCATCGGTTTTGGTTCACCAAACAAATCAGGTTCACACGACTGTCACGGTGCACCACTAGGTGCGGAAGAAATTGCCGCAGCTCGTGAGTTCCTAGGTTGGGAACACCCAGCATTTGAAATCCCTGCTGACGTATACGCAGAGTGGGATGCAAAAGCAGCTGGCGCGGCAAAAGAAGCCGCTTGGAATGCGAAGTTTGATGCGTACGCAGCAGCGTACCCAGTCGAAGCTGCGGAGTTTAAACGCCGCGTAAATGGCGAACTGCCAGCTCAGTGGGAAGAGAAAGCAAACCAAATCATTGCAGATCTTCAAGCAAACCCAGCGAACATCGCATCACGTAAAGCATCGCAAAACGCGCTAGAAGCGTTTGGTAAAATGCTGCCAGAATTCATGGGCGGCTCTGCTGACCTAGCGCCTTCTAACCTCACCATGTGGTCGGGTTCTAAATCGCTAGAAGCAAACGACTTCTCTGGTAACTACATCCACTACGGTGTACGTGAATTTGGTATGACTGCGATCATGAACGGTATCGCGCTACACGGCGGTTTCGTTCCTTACGGCGCAACCTTCCTGATGTTCATGGAATACGCACGTAACGCAATGCGTATGGCCGCTCTGATGAAAGTGCAAAACATCCAAGTTTACACACACGATTCTATCGGTCTTGGCGAAGATGGCCCAACTCACCAACCGGTTGAGCAAATCGCATCGCTGCGTCTAACGCCAAACATGAGCACATGGCGTCCATGTGACCAAGTGGAATCGGCAGTTGCATGGAAACTGGCGATTGAACGTAAAGATGGTCCATCGGCACTGATTTTCTCTCGTCAAAACCTAGCACAGCAACCACGCAGTGCTGAGCAAGTGGCAGACATCGCCAAAGGTGGTTACATCCTGAAAGACAGCGATGGTAAGCCTGAGCTGATCCTAATCGCGACGGGTTCAGAAGTTGAGCTAGCAGTGAAAGCGGCTGAACAACTAACGGCTGAAGGTAAGAAAGTACGTGTGGTTTCAATGCCTGCTACTGATACTTTCGACAAGCAAGACGCGGCTTACCGTGAATCTGTATTGCCATCAGACGTAACGGCACGTATCGCTATCGAAGCGGGCATTGCGGATTTCTGGTACAAGTACGTTGGTTTCGACGGTCGCATCATCGGTATGACGACTTTCGGTGAATCAGCACCTGCTGACCAGCTGTTCGAAATGTTCGGTTTCACGGTAGAAAACGTGGTGAACACAGCGAAAGAACTTCTCGCGTAA
- the tal gene encoding transaldolase, with amino-acid sequence MSNKLEQLRKLTTVVADTGEIDAIKKYQPEDATTNPSLILKAAQIAEYAPLIDASIEYAKTQSDDKAQQVQDTCDMLAVNIGKEILKTIPGRISTEVDARLSYDMEGSVAKARQLVKMYNDAGITNDRILIKLASTWEGIRAAEILEKEGINCNLTLLFSFAQARACAEAGVFLISPFVGRIMDWYKAKEGRSFEAQEDPGVLSVTKIYNYYKEYGYKTVVMGASFRNIGEILELAGCDRLTIAPALLAELEAAEGEVVEKLVDSKGTAERPAPMTHAEFLWEHNQDPMAVEKLAEGIRNFAVDQGKLEAMIAAKL; translated from the coding sequence ATGAGCAACAAGTTAGAGCAACTTCGCAAGCTAACAACTGTCGTAGCAGACACTGGTGAAATTGATGCAATCAAAAAATACCAACCAGAAGATGCAACAACAAACCCTTCTCTGATTCTTAAAGCTGCTCAAATCGCTGAGTATGCGCCTCTGATCGATGCTTCTATCGAGTATGCAAAAACTCAAAGCGATGACAAAGCACAGCAGGTTCAAGACACTTGCGACATGCTTGCAGTAAACATCGGTAAAGAAATCCTAAAAACAATCCCTGGTCGTATTTCTACAGAAGTGGACGCACGTCTTTCTTACGACATGGAAGGCAGCGTAGCGAAAGCTCGTCAGCTAGTAAAAATGTACAACGATGCTGGCATCACAAACGATCGCATCCTTATCAAACTAGCGTCAACTTGGGAAGGTATCCGCGCAGCGGAAATCCTAGAGAAAGAAGGCATCAACTGTAACCTGACTCTACTATTCTCTTTCGCTCAAGCGCGTGCTTGTGCTGAAGCGGGCGTATTCCTGATCTCTCCATTCGTTGGTCGTATCATGGACTGGTACAAAGCGAAAGAAGGTCGCTCTTTCGAAGCTCAAGAAGATCCAGGCGTACTGTCTGTGACTAAGATCTACAACTACTACAAAGAGTACGGCTACAAAACCGTCGTTATGGGTGCAAGCTTCCGTAACATCGGTGAGATCCTAGAACTGGCTGGTTGTGACCGTCTGACTATCGCGCCTGCTCTACTTGCAGAACTTGAAGCGGCTGAAGGTGAAGTGGTTGAGAAACTGGTTGACTCTAAAGGCACAGCAGAGCGTCCAGCACCAATGACGCACGCGGAATTCCTATGGGAGCACAACCAAGACCCAATGGCGGTTGAGAAACTGGCAGAGGGTATCCGTAACTTCGCCGTTGACCAAGGCAAACTAGAAGCGATGATTGCAGCGAAACTGTAA
- a CDS encoding sugar-binding transcriptional regulator, translated as MSSSNQDISIESTDLLTEISVAYYQDGATQEEISKKFSVSRAKVGRMLKQARDEGIVEITVKYHPVFSAKIEQRLIERFGVKRALVALDQHHEEAQRQQVAGLVSNYLTSTLKNGMVVSVGQGRNVSAVAHHVGVITPRDCKFVCGIGGIHPRGGMFNADHICRQLAKKYGGTSETLYAPAYAENREQKMAFMQNATVKQTLDLARKADIALIGIGDMSENSYMVDLGWFTPDEVVQSRLQQGVVGDFAGYDFFDIYGNVANTVMSDRVIGLGIEEFRPISQVIAIAAENSKPLALLGALRTGAIDVIATSVSNALTVLNLDEQMQGKAQ; from the coding sequence ATGAGCAGTTCAAACCAAGATATATCGATTGAAAGCACGGATCTTCTGACGGAGATCTCGGTCGCTTACTATCAGGATGGCGCTACTCAGGAAGAGATTTCAAAGAAGTTTTCGGTTTCTCGCGCCAAAGTGGGCCGAATGCTTAAGCAAGCAAGGGACGAAGGGATCGTCGAAATCACCGTGAAGTATCACCCGGTGTTCAGTGCCAAAATTGAGCAGCGTTTAATTGAACGCTTTGGTGTGAAGCGAGCATTAGTCGCGCTTGACCAACACCACGAAGAAGCACAGCGCCAGCAAGTGGCTGGTTTGGTGTCAAACTACCTAACGAGCACATTAAAAAATGGCATGGTGGTGTCGGTTGGGCAAGGGCGAAATGTCTCTGCGGTTGCGCACCACGTTGGTGTCATTACCCCGCGTGACTGCAAATTTGTCTGTGGGATTGGTGGCATTCACCCTCGCGGCGGTATGTTTAACGCTGACCATATTTGCCGCCAGTTGGCGAAAAAATATGGTGGCACATCAGAAACACTCTATGCGCCGGCGTACGCCGAAAACCGCGAGCAGAAGATGGCCTTCATGCAAAACGCGACAGTGAAACAGACCCTCGATCTTGCGCGTAAAGCCGACATCGCCCTGATTGGCATCGGTGACATGAGTGAAAACAGCTATATGGTCGATCTAGGGTGGTTTACCCCCGATGAAGTGGTGCAGTCTCGCTTACAGCAAGGGGTTGTGGGGGATTTTGCGGGTTATGACTTTTTCGATATTTATGGCAACGTCGCGAATACGGTGATGAGTGATCGTGTGATTGGTCTAGGTATTGAAGAGTTTAGGCCGATCTCCCAAGTCATCGCTATCGCTGCCGAGAACAGTAAGCCATTAGCACTGCTTGGCGCACTGAGAACGGGAGCCATTGACGTTATTGCTACGAGCGTGAGTAATGCGCTCACCGTACTGAACCTTGACGAGCAGATGCAAGGAAAAGCGCAATAG
- a CDS encoding glycoside hydrolase family 18 protein, translating to MKKTLITAALLSTFAGSVMAQEKVVAGYFADWQYANASNPYTVKDIPAEKLTHVIYAFLSMCGPHTGASETVQKLVAKQCEGKEPFSAIVVDTEAALEKDFGNVSVKVPFKGHFAQLAELKKQHPDLKILPSFGGWTMSEPFHAMAKDPKAMAQFSKTAVELIKQYDFFDGIDLDWEYPGGGGLTTSPWNPATKLSDEQKVAERDAFTYLVKTLRADLDALEKKTNREYELSTAVGVGAKAAQIDWKAAQPYLTNMFAMTYDFLGGWGQQTGHTTNLHATERSWWGMGADVFINQMIELGIPSEKLVIGAAFYGRGWQGTQDYDGQAPKGDLLSEQGAQFGTGENGYFMFWDLVKNYGEKQGYQYNYDEQSQAPYLWNPEKKVFISFEDQRSIKAKAQWAKQSNLGGIFTWELSGDPSGKLVDTMHAEMTSK from the coding sequence ATGAAAAAAACACTGATAACCGCTGCTTTACTCAGCACGTTTGCTGGCAGCGTAATGGCACAAGAAAAAGTAGTTGCGGGTTATTTTGCTGACTGGCAGTACGCGAATGCATCTAATCCATATACAGTAAAAGACATACCTGCAGAAAAGCTGACTCATGTTATCTACGCCTTTTTAAGCATGTGTGGTCCTCACACTGGAGCATCAGAGACGGTACAAAAGTTGGTAGCCAAACAGTGTGAAGGCAAAGAGCCATTCAGTGCGATTGTCGTTGATACCGAAGCCGCCTTAGAAAAAGACTTCGGCAACGTCTCGGTGAAGGTACCATTCAAAGGCCATTTTGCCCAGCTTGCAGAACTGAAAAAGCAGCACCCAGATCTTAAAATTCTCCCTTCTTTTGGTGGCTGGACCATGTCCGAGCCTTTCCATGCAATGGCCAAGGATCCTAAAGCAATGGCGCAGTTCTCGAAAACCGCCGTTGAACTTATCAAACAATATGACTTCTTTGATGGTATTGACTTGGATTGGGAATACCCTGGTGGTGGTGGCTTAACCACGTCCCCTTGGAATCCTGCGACGAAACTGTCTGATGAACAGAAAGTGGCAGAGCGTGATGCTTTTACTTACCTAGTCAAAACGTTGCGTGCCGATCTTGACGCGTTAGAAAAGAAAACCAATCGAGAGTATGAACTATCAACAGCGGTTGGTGTGGGCGCGAAAGCGGCACAAATCGATTGGAAAGCCGCACAGCCTTATCTCACCAACATGTTTGCAATGACCTACGATTTCCTCGGTGGGTGGGGGCAGCAGACCGGACACACTACCAATTTGCATGCAACAGAACGCAGTTGGTGGGGTATGGGCGCAGATGTTTTCATCAACCAAATGATTGAACTTGGTATTCCAAGTGAGAAGCTCGTGATTGGCGCAGCGTTCTATGGTCGTGGATGGCAGGGAACACAAGATTATGACGGTCAAGCGCCGAAAGGGGACTTGCTCTCTGAACAAGGCGCGCAATTTGGCACTGGCGAGAATGGTTACTTCATGTTCTGGGATCTGGTAAAGAACTATGGAGAGAAACAAGGCTATCAGTACAACTACGACGAACAGTCTCAAGCACCTTATTTGTGGAACCCAGAGAAAAAAGTCTTTATCTCATTTGAAGATCAGCGCTCGATTAAAGCGAAAGCACAGTGGGCGAAGCAATCGAATCTTGGAGGTATCTTTACGTGGGAACTTTCTGGCGATCCAAGCGGTAAATTGGTTGATACCATGCACGCTGAAATGACGAGCAAGTAA
- a CDS encoding EAL domain-containing protein, whose amino-acid sequence MAGMKKNIWLLYWVLVVVTMGLFILFGHNFYHSNLQKYQDKQLLQLELFAASVDSLFKSQESLLEVVGHQLVEQSDFTRTAAMQIRPLLDNLMRIHPIIAGFGLANPNGDFIAVSSNVDLARAENLIANPATKVGFTEALNSNRMVLGHTYYFDAIDSLVIPIRKSIRNQRGEVEAVMTAGLKVESTLVFRNNIHANPYNIVSLIREDLYRTFVSADASLVNRYDAPIDDHRYKEVIAAAASQLSLSEPELKASQKAVTVTTNGPQVSYLMTVKYLSDYKVWAVSATEMHFIRQQFYSQLGFYLLIFTILQLAFYGLVRSIANNEQQTIERLNKQATHDTLTGLPNRLYLRNNVNSWLKNKTSPFSLLFIDMDNFKSVNDTHGHDFGDHVLKQITQRLGSFNNDQRLLVREASDEFILLVKESDPALLKSLATTMIAKMAEPYVINDVQFLLSCSVGIAVYPTHGNDLDALLRAADISMYRAKQERNSFNIFTTEMQEQHLYKTKVEQRLRFAIEQQKLFMVYQPQVDMDGKLHGVEALVRWQDEELGFVPPDLFIPVAESSGLMVKLGKFIIERSVSDIATYVLPQRQDLNLSINISVKQFIQQDFAEHLLTTIDTARLDRKRITLEITENLFIEDLEQFKPICNEMNHQGLKISLDDFGTGYSSLSMLKDLPIDELKIDKSFVDHIENDAKSFNMVKNIIAIGKNFGMAVLAEGVETELQANKLAECGCDLLQGYYYAKPLNVEQLQSYLDEQTEK is encoded by the coding sequence ATGGCTGGAATGAAGAAAAATATTTGGCTGCTATATTGGGTCCTCGTGGTGGTTACCATGGGGCTTTTTATCCTTTTTGGCCATAATTTCTATCATTCCAACCTACAGAAATACCAAGATAAGCAACTGCTGCAACTTGAGCTTTTTGCGGCTTCCGTCGACTCACTGTTCAAAAGCCAAGAATCCCTACTCGAAGTGGTTGGGCATCAATTAGTCGAGCAAAGCGATTTCACTCGGACGGCAGCCATGCAGATACGGCCGCTACTCGATAACTTGATGCGTATTCATCCTATTATTGCTGGTTTTGGCCTTGCCAATCCTAACGGTGACTTTATCGCGGTCAGCAGCAATGTCGATTTAGCGCGAGCAGAAAACTTAATCGCCAACCCCGCGACAAAAGTTGGTTTCACCGAAGCACTCAATTCCAATCGTATGGTATTGGGGCATACCTACTATTTTGATGCCATCGATTCCTTGGTGATTCCCATTCGCAAGTCCATTCGCAATCAGCGCGGTGAAGTGGAAGCCGTCATGACCGCGGGACTAAAAGTCGAGTCGACACTGGTTTTTCGCAACAATATTCATGCTAACCCCTACAATATTGTGAGCCTGATACGAGAAGACTTGTACCGCACTTTTGTTTCTGCCGACGCCTCCCTCGTCAATCGTTACGATGCACCCATTGATGATCATCGTTACAAAGAGGTCATCGCCGCGGCGGCTTCTCAGTTATCGCTTTCCGAACCGGAACTCAAAGCTTCTCAAAAAGCCGTCACAGTGACGACAAATGGCCCCCAAGTCTCCTATCTAATGACAGTGAAATACCTGTCGGATTATAAAGTTTGGGCCGTTTCTGCTACTGAAATGCATTTTATTCGTCAACAGTTTTACAGCCAACTCGGCTTCTACTTGCTGATCTTCACTATCTTACAGCTCGCGTTTTACGGCTTAGTGCGCTCGATCGCCAACAACGAACAACAAACCATTGAACGCTTAAATAAGCAAGCGACACACGACACCTTAACTGGCCTGCCAAACAGACTCTATTTGCGCAATAACGTAAACAGTTGGCTCAAAAATAAAACGTCGCCTTTTTCACTGCTGTTCATCGATATGGATAACTTTAAAAGTGTCAACGACACTCATGGTCACGATTTTGGTGACCATGTTCTAAAACAAATCACGCAACGATTAGGTTCATTCAACAACGACCAACGCTTGCTGGTGCGTGAAGCCAGCGATGAATTCATTTTATTGGTAAAAGAGAGCGATCCTGCGTTACTTAAGTCATTGGCCACTACCATGATCGCTAAAATGGCCGAGCCGTATGTGATTAACGACGTTCAGTTCCTATTAAGCTGTAGCGTAGGCATCGCCGTTTATCCCACTCACGGCAATGACCTCGACGCGTTACTTCGCGCCGCCGATATCTCGATGTATCGTGCCAAACAAGAGCGTAACTCGTTCAATATTTTCACCACTGAAATGCAAGAGCAGCATTTATACAAAACGAAAGTTGAACAACGTTTAAGATTTGCGATTGAACAACAAAAGCTCTTTATGGTTTACCAACCTCAGGTTGATATGGATGGCAAGCTGCATGGTGTCGAAGCCTTGGTTCGCTGGCAGGACGAAGAGCTCGGTTTTGTCCCACCCGATCTGTTTATTCCTGTCGCCGAAAGCTCAGGACTCATGGTTAAACTAGGTAAATTCATCATTGAACGCAGTGTCAGTGATATTGCGACTTATGTATTACCACAACGTCAAGACTTGAATCTCTCAATCAACATATCTGTGAAACAGTTTATTCAGCAGGATTTTGCTGAGCACCTTCTCACCACCATCGACACAGCAAGACTCGATAGAAAACGCATTACGCTCGAAATTACAGAAAACCTGTTTATTGAAGATCTTGAGCAGTTCAAACCCATTTGTAACGAGATGAACCACCAAGGGCTTAAAATCTCTCTGGATGATTTTGGCACCGGCTATTCCTCGTTAAGCATGCTGAAAGATCTACCCATTGATGAGCTGAAGATCGACAAGAGCTTTGTTGATCACATTGAGAATGACGCAAAGTCTTTCAACATGGTCAAAAACATCATCGCTATCGGGAAAAACTTTGGCATGGCAGTGTTAGCTGAAGGGGTAGAAACGGAGTTGCAAGCGAACAAGCTGGCGGAATGTGGTTGCGACTTGTTACAAGGCTATTACTACGCGAAACCGCTCAATGTCGAGCAACTGCAAAGCTATCTGGACGAACAGACGGAAAAATAG
- a CDS encoding sulfurtransferase, producing the protein MSPLISASELNEIKQQQNLVILDASMEFTIPNAEPKIFGKVIPGARRFDYDHEFCDLSSALPHMMPDQATFNEKAQQIGLNNDSHIVVYDNAGTYASPRAWWMLKAMGHHNVQVLNGGLKAWIDAGFETQDNFEAASQIGVFNGQIDPDYFLNADIVLKHSNLRSASIVDARSMERFLAQVPEPREGIRSGHIPGSLCLPFSQLMDKGHIKPLSGLQEAFESLPLDQSKPIIFSCGSGVTACILLLGAYLIGYKNLSVYDGSWTEWGANPQLPIEP; encoded by the coding sequence ATGTCCCCGCTTATTTCTGCCAGTGAACTGAATGAGATTAAACAACAACAAAATTTGGTCATTTTAGATGCCAGCATGGAGTTCACGATTCCCAATGCTGAGCCCAAAATTTTCGGCAAGGTCATCCCTGGTGCTCGTCGATTCGATTACGACCACGAGTTCTGCGATCTTTCCAGTGCTTTGCCTCATATGATGCCCGATCAAGCAACCTTCAATGAGAAAGCACAGCAGATCGGTTTAAACAATGATAGCCATATCGTGGTCTACGATAACGCGGGCACTTACGCCTCGCCAAGAGCTTGGTGGATGCTAAAAGCGATGGGACATCATAACGTTCAAGTGCTCAATGGTGGCCTGAAAGCGTGGATTGACGCAGGCTTTGAAACCCAAGACAACTTTGAAGCAGCATCACAGATTGGCGTATTCAACGGACAAATCGATCCAGATTATTTCTTAAATGCCGATATTGTTCTGAAGCACAGTAATTTGCGCTCCGCCTCAATTGTCGATGCACGATCTATGGAACGGTTTTTAGCTCAGGTCCCAGAGCCCAGAGAAGGTATACGCAGTGGCCACATTCCGGGTTCCCTGTGTTTGCCGTTTTCACAACTGATGGACAAAGGCCATATTAAACCTTTGTCTGGTTTGCAAGAGGCTTTCGAGTCGCTACCATTAGACCAGAGTAAACCGATCATTTTCAGTTGTGGCTCGGGGGTCACTGCATGCATTTTGCTATTAGGCGCATACCTAATCGGTTACAAAAATTTGTCTGTCTACGACGGTTCATGGACGGAATGGGGAGCCAACCCTCAATTACCTATTGAACCTTAA
- the moeB gene encoding molybdopterin-synthase adenylyltransferase MoeB: MEILSDQEMLRYNRQIILRQFDFEGQEALKQSSILILGAGGLGCAASQYLATAGVGRLTLIDDDIVELSNLQRQVLHHDADIGRKKVESAAQSLRELNPHIEVLTVAQRLSDSELETLIKNHSLVLDASDNVETRNQLNRLCFATKTPLVSGAAIRMEGQVSVFTYQNANEPCYQCLSALFGANALSCVEAGVMAPVVGIIGAVQAMEAIKVLAQFGTPKSGKILILDAMSMSWREMNLMKLPACPVCNDDSQRNCDSQHTSES, translated from the coding sequence GTGGAGATTCTTTCCGATCAGGAAATGCTGCGCTACAACCGCCAAATCATCCTACGTCAGTTTGATTTTGAAGGCCAAGAAGCTCTCAAACAGAGTTCCATCTTAATTTTGGGTGCCGGTGGCCTTGGCTGTGCTGCGAGTCAATATCTGGCGACTGCGGGGGTCGGCAGGCTGACATTGATTGACGACGATATTGTTGAGTTGTCCAATTTGCAGCGCCAAGTCCTGCATCACGATGCGGATATTGGGCGTAAAAAAGTCGAGTCGGCAGCACAGTCGCTGCGAGAGCTGAATCCTCACATCGAAGTGTTAACGGTGGCGCAGCGTCTTAGCGACTCTGAGCTTGAAACTTTGATCAAAAACCACAGCTTAGTGTTGGATGCCAGTGACAACGTTGAGACGCGCAATCAATTGAATCGCCTCTGCTTTGCGACCAAGACACCATTGGTATCTGGCGCTGCGATTCGCATGGAAGGCCAGGTGAGCGTTTTCACCTACCAAAACGCTAATGAGCCTTGCTATCAATGTCTTAGTGCACTATTTGGTGCAAATGCGCTAAGTTGTGTCGAAGCAGGGGTCATGGCACCGGTCGTTGGCATCATAGGTGCCGTTCAAGCGATGGAAGCGATCAAAGTGTTGGCTCAATTTGGTACCCCAAAAAGCGGTAAAATTTTGATCCTTGACGCCATGTCGATGTCTTGGCGAGAAATGAATCTCATGAAACTGCCCGCTTGCCCAGTGTGCAACGATGATTCACAACGCAACTGTGATTCACAACATACAAGCGAGAGTTGA